DNA sequence from the Schistocerca americana isolate TAMUIC-IGC-003095 chromosome 2, iqSchAmer2.1, whole genome shotgun sequence genome:
AATTAACTTTGGCATAATATTCAGATGTTAGGAAATAAAGTCTTAAAGTCCACTTGTGTACACAAATATTATCGAACTTCTTACCAACCAACCAGTGAACAATCACACATTGCCTGTTTTTCTCTTAAATgctgaaaataaacataaaatactgaTCGTATCACAATTAAGCCAAGGAAATTAAAAACCACACTTATTTTCCCACTCATTTGGGTGTTACAGTATTAACACATGGCCTAACATGATAAGAACTAACAATTTACACTAAAAAATTATGGACCCACAGCAAAAGCAGTCCAAATAATGTTTGACTTTTTTTATATTACTGACAATTTTGTACATGTACAGCTTTTTCTTAATTACATCTCACACACAAACATTAATTTCACTTTAGTTGCTCGAGACTTAAGTTTCATGTAAGGGTTTATCTTTTCACTACAGCTAACTAATGGACACCATGTAACTAAAATTATGGAAACTATAAAACAATGCATTGACATGCATTTCTTTTTTCCTTCCCTATTTGTCTTTCAGTTCTTCAGCTACACTTCTTTGGCAACAGatctgttcacacacacacacacacacacacacacacacacacacacacacacacacacacacacacagagagagagagagagagagagagagagagagagagagaaaaaatatacaaaaaacaataCATAACAGAATGATTAAATTTCCAAACACAATTTAACAATCGGTAAGAAATCTATAATTTGTTATGCAGTTACTTTCATTATTGCAGTACAGTCCTTGAGGTTGTCTTGAGAGAAAAATTTAACAAGCCATCTGAATTGGCAGACAGATGAAGATAAGAAGCCAATTATTCTGTTTTGAGACCCTGCTTACAAAGTTTGAAACACTAATATCAGGTGGCTAATCTAGAAATATTCTTCAGCTCACATGCATATCACTTCTGTAGGGGCTGTGCAGAAAAGACAGGAataattacatcacacaaatagGCACTTGAGGAGTCATTTTTCCCACAGTCTGCATgagaagaacagaaaaaaaactaacatgcaagtgccctctgccatgcacttcacaaaggTTTGCACAATATGCCTGTAGAAGCCATGGTTTATTGTGCCAAGGAAATAGACTTCAGCAATATTTATCTAATGTCAAAAATTCCAGAGATATCTAATCTAAAACCAAGCACATTTAGACTTTCTTCCAAAAGTAGTGGCACCTTAATGAATTTCCTCAGAGGTATGTATGCTTTATCCCATTCATCTGTCAAACAAATGATCATGCATAATTTTCCTAACATGAAGACAGTTAAAcataattttttgcaatttttgtgCTGAAGACAGGAGGCTGCTCATTGTAGCAGTTGTTTATTTAAATTATGTTCAGACCAACTGCCACATGTGATCTTATGAATAAAGATCGCTTCAAACTACTCAATATATTCTACTTcgtaagatgtaaacaaccttatTTAGTGATTATGACAATATAGTGAAGATGAGtcacaaaaacacaacaaaaaggGATCAGAGGGATGGCCCGGGGAGATAAGTAGGGCATCTACTAACAGATTAGACAGAAGGGGAATGGGAGGAGAGAGATAaagagactgggtgcattggtggaacagaaggctgtgtagGGCTGGAGTGGTAACAGGGAAGGTGACAGGCAGGTGAAGAGCAATGACTAATGAAAATTGAGGACAGGAGGGTTACAGGGgagttcccatctgtgcagttcagagaagGTAGCATAAGTGGGAAGGATCCAGAGGGCACAGGTTGTGATACAGTCATTTAAGTGATGAACGCTGCGTTGGGCAATGTGCTCAGcacctgggtggtccagctgttcctTGCTGGCAGTTTGTTAGTGACCattcatgcaaacagtttgtttgttgtcattcccacataaaacagcacagtgattgcagtttAGGTTTTAGAACACATGCCTGctgtcacaggtagccctgcctttgatgggataggtgatgcttgtgactggactgaagtaggtggtggtggtggtggtggtggtggtgtgagacaggtcttgcacctaCATCTATAACAGGGATGCGAGCCAAGAGGgctggccggtgtggtcgagcagttctaggtgcttcagtctggaaccgcgcgaccgctaaggtcgcaggctcaaatcctgcctcgggcatggatgtgtgtgatgtccttaggttagttagatttaagtagttctaagttctaggggactgatgacctcagttgttaagtcccatagcgctcagagccatttgaaccatttgagccaagagGCAAGGGTTTGGGAGCAAGAGTTGTGTAAGAAAGAATAAGGATATTGTGaaggtttggtgggcagtggaataccactgtgggaggggttggATAGGTAGTGGGTATAATATTCTCCATTTAAGGGCACAAAAcattggtggagaatgtgattcagcagCTCCAGTCCTGGGTGTGCTACTGAATCATGAGGGAAATGCTCCTTTGGGGCTGTACAGTGGGACCTaaggaggtggtgggcgacttgagAGGTAAGGcatgagatctgtttctgtacaaggttttcATCTGCAAAGGCCTCAATGAGGCCATAGGTACAGTTCAAGAGGCACTGTTCATCATCAGAGATGTGACTACCACTGGTGACTAGGCTATATgggggagggacttcttggtacagaatggatgacagctgctaaagtggaggtattgctgtggttggtaggtttgatgtggacaaaGGTACTCAAGTAACCATCTTTGGGTTGGAGGGCAACATTGATGAAGGTATATTGCTTGACCTGGTGtccaggttctggaggaatgtggatagactGTCCTCAGCCTCAATCCAGGTCACAAAGATATCAATGATCTTAATTAGGTGAGCAGTTTGGAATTCTggatggttaggaaggattcctctggatggcccatgaataggttggcataggatggtgcatgCAGGTGCCCACTGCCATACCATtgatttgtttgcaggtgatgccttcgaaggagaagtaattatgggtgagagTGTAACTAGTCATGGTGACCGAGGAGGAGACTCTAGGTTTGGAATCTATCGGGCACTGGAGAAGGTAGTGTCCAATCGTAGCAAGTGCATGGgctttagggatgttagtgtaaagggaggtggcattaaAATGACAAGCAGGTCACCCTGTGGTAAAGGAACATGAATGCTGAGTGtctgaaggaagtggttggtgtcttatATAGGAGGTAAGTTGTGGGTAATAGGCTGGTGTTGGTCTACAGGGGCAGATATTGTCTCAGTGGCAGCACAGTAACTGGACATAATGGGGCACTCTGGATAGTTTGTTTTATGGACTTTagcaagcatgtagaaggtaggtgtgcagggaatggcaggggtgaggagagagatggactctgggaagaggttctgggatggcactctgttggttggttgtttgaggtgtaagggaccaaacagcaaggtcatcagtcccttgtttcaaatatactccattctgctaacgggacatctcagaaaagtcagaacaataaaacggaaaaagagaaaaacgtaaaagggcagtcacgttgtcattggtaaaaaacaaatgagggaagttggcaagagaaacgaacccaacactatgctgaagcagcataggcaagaccacctgtgacttaaaaggtacaaccgcTATAATGCACGAAGtatgtatgggaatagaaagactaaccaagccttaaaaaaaaaggggggtaaaaacagagtaaaaggggaagaaaaaaaattccggtcagggaggtgaatcgggaatctctgaacactgcctacagtgggagacacccaaacactcaccgccctgccccaacaccagagagagattaaaaaccttaaaactgagaataaaaaccactctcccggaggaagccgagaaccagagagaccatccgggaatcgccAGCCAACATCAAacgtaaagtgtgggggagtctgtacttaacacgcagagccaaaagaagggggcattcaaccaaaatgtgagccactgactggaaggctccacaaccacatagcgggggtggctcatcacgcaaaagaaaaccatgggtcagcctggtatggccaatgcggagacgacacagtgtggtcgagtcctttcgggagaggcgaaaggaagaacgccatgggcttggtgtcaccttaattgcacgaagtttattagacagtggagtagcctcccaagaattggcccatgactgtgcgaagtgggatttgatgtgaagccgtaaatccgctgcaggaggggttacagaaaacggggggggtaagtaactgctcccccagccaaacgatcagcaagctcattacccgggatacccacatggccagggacccaaaggaagtcaatagaacaagcagcacggtgaatatcagcgagatggtcatggatggcagagaccaagggatggcgcgaaaaacaccggtcaatagcaagaaggccactcatcgagtccgtacataacaaaacacggttgtgttgggattgtttaataaaggtaagggcccgggaaattgccatcaattccgcagtaaacaccccacatgtaggtggcagcaggatGGCACTCGGGATTTGAGGAGAGGCTCGAGATCCTGTTTgatttctggaatggagtcactgtAGCAGAGTTTTTAGGTGGACAAATCTGACAACTGCCAGAGTCCTTCTGGCAGATAAACCTTTCACTTCAAAACCACAGTGCTGCAGTCTGtaagcaggtaggattataagattgaGCTCAGTTTTTAGACggtggattgtggttctttctgcagatttAATGTTAACTTGCATATTGAGGGATTTGGGAAATAATGATACAAggttgaggttaagaaattctggaaagttaattgggaggggagtgggggggggggggggggggatttggggCCAGTGGAagaggatcacagttggatggaggagcgaACTGTGATGAGTTACATGGGCTTTTTGGCTGAAGCAATCTATTCTTTTGATATACTGCcattattccatcctagatttccCACTGTTTAGTGAGTATTTTCTTTGGTGTAATGGTAACATGTCTCTACTAGCAATGACTGATCTCAGCCTAGAAATTCATAGTCCTATTCTCACAGCAGTATTTGAGgagttaattttttctgtaaactGTTTTTAGTGTTTGAAACATGAATAGAACCCAGCTCTCATATTCTCAATGGAGTACTGCCAGAACTGCAATGCCATCAAGAATACATATCTGAATGCATGTCGACTTGTGAACTCTTACTAGTGCATTTGGGCCTGCAGGCAAACCCATCCCTGTTAGTGAGACTCAAGAGGAGAAGTGGTACAGCTCGATCATTAGGATAGCTCATCTGATGTCGGATCCCTATCAATCCTGAATCCTAGTGCTGCAGAACACTGCAGTACATTTACCTCAAACTTCAACCATAATCTGCAGAGTTTTCTAGTATGTGTAGCATGAAGCAGGtgactgtctttgttgaaccaggAGACACCAGAATTTTGCTGTATATAACACAACTGCAGCAGAGTCGGTGAGTGTCAGGAGTATCACACAATCCGCTAAAGAATTCATGCCtcgaagttactgacaagaatcatacaggagaataaaaaagaaaacttaTGACCTGTTATATGATTGCTTTCAGGAAaactttcacacaggaggatcttgcaaacatttttatttgactgtcTCACAGAATGCTGTATGGAGAACACAGTAATCACAGTAATAGGCTCCCCttgcatagagaagcaactgaaagagctgaaaaataAGTTGCCAGATCTGGATGGAATACCAGTTCAGTTTCACAAAAAATACACTGCGGCACTTGCCCCTTAGCTTGCATGTATCTCAAATCTCTCACCCAACGAAAAGTCCCAAATGGATGGAAAAAATTGGCAGGTGTCTCCCATAGGTAAGAAgcataaaagaatggacccacaaagaGCAATATCCTTAatgtcagtttgctgcagaattctttaatatctgagttcgaatatatttccttgagacagaaaacctGTCCACAAATCATCatcgatttagaaaacatcactcaTGCAAAACTCCATTTGCTCTTTTCTTGCATGACATCCTGCTAAcagtggatgaaggacaacaggcagattccacattcctagatttctggaaagcagcttttatcctagccttcagttcgttgaCATCAGCAGCTGGTGTGACGaaaactctgtccttgatatagccccagtgtgggaggggggaggtagtctttgtcacaccagttgctgacgatgatgaactgaaggctaggataaaagctgctgtgggtactgtgacagaacacatgttacgaaacacctggaggGAACTGGAATCCGCCTCgatattctccgagctaccaagggagcacacatcAAGGTTTACTAACTTAAGTGGTCTTCAAAAACTAGTAACATtaacctatgtaatggcatcaaatgtaacttatctcAAACAGTTATTCGGTTATAAATTTGTATTATCATGGCAGGActgtgttcaccctgtatatttatgacAATTTCCTTTCTACAGGCAATTAGCTAAATTTTCAATAATTCCAGAAAGCATGTTAACATTCAGTAATCAGTGTTGCCTGCACACTAAGGATAGTATGGTATTTTAACTAACATTTTGATTTCTCTGGTTACCTTCATAATCAGTGATAACCTTTCCCTTAAAGGAAGTTGTGTACCCTGTTCCCTCTAGGTTTTCTGCGAGTAATTTTGTCTGTTATAAACTCTGTGTCTTGGGAATAAAATCAAAGCCTTCTGCACCAATAACCAAAAAACTATCCACTAACCTACAAAAGCTTCAATGACATTTTATCAGTCTTTGCTAATGGTGTCAAATGAAGAGCTCAAATTAAATTTATTCTTCCTGATAGTTTTAAGTTGCCTCACTGTACAAGGTATCACAGCATGATGTCCTCAGAgtgcaggacacacacacacacacacacacacacacacacacacacacacacacacgtgactggTGTATGTGAGTCTCTCAAGACATTTATTGAGAAGTTCTCAAGCTTTGAGGCAACTGTTTTGATTGATTTTCGATTACTATGTAAGAGGTGTTCTCCCCACTTCAGCCAGTGCACACCTGCACAGTCTGTTTATCTTCTAGAGCTGTTTATAATTTAAAAGTAAGGTGTTTGCTACTAACTGAGTGGAAaaaattacagcaagcatattctacatttacatctatactttgcaagtCACTAgagtgcacagcagagggtacttCCCTCTGTATTATACATTAGGGGTTGTTCCTGATCCTTTCACATATGGAACATGGGCAGAATAACTGCTTAAACACATCAAATTTGAGTGTTCATGCAACACTGCATGATAAATGCATTTCAAGTGAAATAATAAATACTGCAAATTGATAGTTTGGCAGAAAAGTATACAGAGAGAGCCACAGAAGCACACATTTTCATAGAACCTTAGAAGGTGTGTCAATTCTGACCATCATGCCAATTAAACTGGCTTCAGCTTGTGCATAGTACCACCATTATCTTGCTACATGGAGGAGGAGGCCAGACCACTTTACGAATTCCTGTGATAGAATGGGAATCTGTAACATCACACTGTTGATAACCATGGTCATGGTGATGTTTTTGTTGCAAATTTCATAAAGGTATGTGAAACAGCAGTTAGTTGACAAGTGAAGCAGTCAGTGTGCCACAGCACAAAAGATGTAGAAAATGAGTTGTGTGTGTGTAAGCATTATCGGGCATCTCAGCTGAATGATTACACTGCATCCTGTATGTAGAACGTCACATGTAAAAGCAGTGTGCACTTTGGATGCGTAGAACTGCTTAATGTACTAAGAACAGGTTCAAAAAATTTTAATCTGGTGCCTGACAATATTTAAGTGCATCTGGAGGATTTTGATAATTTGTGAGCGAATAAAATTAGGACTAATTACCACATACCAGAGCCCATGCAACAATCGGTACAGACAAAGGTAGGTGAGAGCACCAAATGGTCTAGTTGTTATGTTGACTGGAACAGTGATGTCTGTGCTTTTAGGGTTGCTAAATATAATTGTGAAAGCTTCCTTGGAAAAGGCAGAACTCTGAATGAGTTTCAGTAAACGGGAGTTGACTGAAAATGATTAAGACAGGCACAAACTGCTTGTATCAGCGCTCTGGCTTTTACTGTAGCAGTCCATAGGAATGTACTTTCCAGGAGATGTAATTGTTTCATCCAGTATGTTAATGTCTTGTCTCAACAGAGCCCAAACCTAAAGAATTGTCTTAACAGCCTTTCTGCAGGTGACAACTAATTTGAAAACAGAAGGATGCTGAGTAACAAACTAAAGTCAGCTAAAAACTGTATTACAGAAGACATCCGGCAACTTATTATTGGTATACTTAATAAGGAATATCTCTAAAGACCTCTAATCATTAACCTTCCAGCTACTAAAACACAAAAATGTAACATTCTTCATTCTGAGCACAAAATGTTTGATTATGGCACATAATTAACACAAACATTTCCAAAAATGGCacaattttcacataaaaactAGTCATTCTACAATATGTGAAGTGGGGGTAGCATGAATCTAAACTGAATAACACACGAGATTTTGTACACAACTACCAGTGTTACAACATGAAGCTGACAATAGGCTTAGCACCTTCAACAAGTAACTGATATTTCATTGTCACGAAATGTGCAGGAAAACAACAACCATACACATGGCTAGGCCTCTGCGCAACACTTTGCTGTTAACTGAAAATCTGTCTCTAAGTAGCAGTTTAAAGTTACCCATGTACAAATATCTGGAGTTAGATTTTACAACCATCAATACACTCATTTAATTGAGTGATCCATAAGAGTGGATCGCAgcagagttagagagagagagagagagagagagagagagagagagagagagagagagagagagaggtaggtaggtaggtaggtaggtatcaGACTTAATGCACATCCGGAAATCTGTCCGAACACTGTGTGTGGAACTCCACACCATGCGTCTTCAGTGCAGTAATAAATGGCAAGTTTCATTTACCAGATTTTGCAGCACAATACTGTATTTCAATTTGTTGCACTCAAATGAAAATTGTCTGTATGTGTACAATTGAGGATCTTAATTTTTGCACTggcattatgattattattattatgacatatGACAAGTATTTTTGTGGATCGACGTGAGTCTCTCCTCATCAATAATGTAAACTAGTTCCTGCAGCTCAGACCATAACCAGGAGTCTgaaatttgacacacacacacacacacacacacacacacacacacacacacacacacaccattcattttGCATGTGCTTACATAAATATTTTAACACATGGTAATTTTACAGATCCTGTTTAACATTTGTTAAAGTAAGAACTTCTTACAGTATATACTAGAATCTCAATTACTGACTTCATTCATTATGTTTAGAAAAATATACCACACTAGGAAGAATTTCAGACTAGCTTTTCAAAGCACTTATGTagcattgcataaaaatttgtcaaTGCTGTGATCATTGCCCTCTTGTATGAAGTACCAGGTAGAGTTTAGTTTGATGTACTGGAATTAATGTGCACTTTTTTCTGCATTCTCTCACCATTCTCAACCTATGATATACTACACAGCAAACATATCACCACCTCGAATCGCAGATGAGCAAAAAGAACTAAATTTGAGATCTTTTTCACATGTTCAGTTGCAGTTACACACATACACAAGTCAAGTGAAATCACAGTTTCAGTAGTATTGTAAGATGCATACTGTCACTGAGAATACCACCACTTTAGTCTTCATCATACAACTGTTGTGACAGCAGCATTTGACTTTGGCTCTTGTCTTGGTTTTCTTCTAAATGTCACCCAGGTGTACACAAGACTTCCAATAACACTGACGTTGATGCCTATGAAATTCAGCCAAGAAAATATATAGTCTCCACCAATCACCATACCTAGATAAGTAATACACACATTCTTGAGGCATCCTATAACTGTAGTTGTCAATGCTGAATTGTACATGGTGCAAAGCATAACAGAATAAGTCAACACAAAGCCCATCACACACGAGGCAGCAAACTGCACCAAAAAAAGTGGCTGATCCCAATCAGAAAATGCAATGGCCCTGTCCAGTTCCCCTGTGGCCCATGCAAACACAGTGGCAGGTGGTAACATGAACAGTGAATTATAAAACATTAGTCCATACTTTCCAAGCTCTGCTGCATCCAGCTTTTGTTTCACAACAACACCATTTGCTGCAGTGAAGAAGTCATTCAGCAAAACTGATACGTAGCCTTCTGCACTGAAGGCTAGATCATTGCTTGCAGCAATTATTGCACCAAGGATCATTGTATAAACAGATATTTGGACAGCTGTAGTTGGTCTAACACCCAGCAAATAAAATTCACCTACCATTGTCATCAGAATCGAAAAACGTCGCAGAACCTGCAGTAAGAGATATTTAGATCAGCGGCtcttttttcaaaacaatttacacaAGACTATATAGTGTCTATGATAATTTATTGTATGTTAATGCATCGAATCACTAAAATCAATTTGTGTATGGCCCAACAACAATTCAATAAGAAACTGTTTTCTGTAGTTTGAATTTTTCAATATACAAGCAAAATTCACAAATCCTATGATTACCTACCTAAGATTTATTTCACTGAAAACATCATTTCACTAATTTTTTAAATGACCAGGTCATCAAGCAAGCAATACAAATTTCATGTGAGTCATTCTTATACAATGCTGTTCTCAACAGTCATGAATAGTACTAGATACCATACACATTGTGGCTATTAACATTACTTTGTAGTGATGGCCACTACATATTCATTACAATagtagtgtctctctctctctctctctctctctctctctctctctctctctctctctctctctctctctctgtgtgtgtgtctgtctgtctgtctgtctgtctgtgagagagagagagagagagagagagagagagagagagagagagagagagagagagagagggggggggggagggaggttgtgTATAGTAAATTAGGAATCTTTACTATGCATTGCACGATACTGCTACCTGGCTATAATTGTCAGGCACACAGAGAAATGTGAAAGCAGTATTATTTTTTACCTATGATGCACCCACTGTTTTGTCACCTACAACGATAAATATATAATCATTTCTTTCATCAAGGATCAGCACAGTTAAGCATCAGACCTTGAGTGAATAGATCATCTTGTGCAATGTGGTACATATGAAAATAACAAGCTAGTAATGCAAAAGTCCACTTTGAGCTTTCTTATCACATGGCCTGAAGAATAATGATTGATCTACTGCTATACATTTGGAAGAAAACCtgtgattttcattattttcgtgaaatTTGTAGACATAATGATCCTATCAGCTatttaacacacaaaaaaatgatACTTACTGTAAGCATTGGCAAGGAAAGTTGTTTTGTCCCATAGAGCCCAAAGACAACATTTCCCATGTAAATTAGGGGCAGTGGCCATAGTTTACGAAAGATGCCTCTATCAAATGGAGGGAAAGATAGCACATTGATGCTCCGTGCAACAATGAGTACTGCTACGGTAGCAGCCATCTGACCCAGACCAAGAACTTGAGCAGAAGGAAATCCATAAGTTGTCAATACAGTCTTGTTTACCACCTGTAAcagttcattttcaaaatattcacaATAATGCAGCAAAGTTCCAGCATAAAAACTTATTTAACATAGAGAGCACTCAAAAAATGTAATGTTGAATGCATTATGTTGACAGAGAAAAAACACAACTTTCTGCAAATTATCAAAAAAGGAATGTAACTAGAGCAAGTATGCCAAATGCTGAAGCATAAGAGACGAAGTCCAGTACGCTACTTTATTACGATCCTGAGCAGATTCACATGCAGTCACATCCTGCCTATCCCATAATTTTTTTCATCCTTTACCAAAGCAAGGAGACTAGTGACTACAAGAATGGACAGGAGTTACTGAAGTCATTTTAACTGCAAGAGAGTTTAAATTGGAGATAGGTCCTCTCTTATCACCAGGAATCCACCAAATgttttctttgctccatttttcaACATCTCTTCTGGTTATACACCCACTTTTTCCTCTTAATTGCCTATTGTCATTTCTATGATTCATTTATTGGTCTTCCTGGgccttcagaatataattaatatgCCCACTTTTCCATTCCACTAAGCAACTCATTTTTGCATTGCATCTGGCAAGACATGCAAGTTGAAATTTTCCATCTCAAGCACAATGAGGTATCGCCCACTTTAATGTGAcattcaattttttctgaaagatTGAAATAGTTTTTTCTCTATACCTCGTTCAGTCTTCACCTGCTCAACACACGCTAggctgaaataaaaaattaatcaacaGATTTGGTAACATAATTAACTAAGTTTTTCCTTTCAAAATACCAATTAAACACTGATTTAGTCCAAACTTTTATAGTACTTAAGTCCCTTCATACCTTGTTGGATTTTTCTGCTGTGAAAAcaagcaaaaacaatttttttaacacaCTGAAATGTCAGTTTGATCCCTTCTTGTTTCAAATGCAGTCAGCAAAGATTTTGTCACAAAAAAAAACTGAACATAATGTCTAAAAACTAGCATAAAATCAAACTCAAGTGAACTGCAGCTCCTTAAGGTATGAATTACAATGTGCACTAAACTGTGAAGGATAGATGCAGCACGTCTCTCCATCAGTTCACAGATGCTGGTTCGGTCAGTCGAGGGTAGTGCCTGTGGGACAATCAACTGAACACCAATATCATCGCCCAATACATCAAGTCAAAATCAGTATTTTGTATATCCACAGAGATTAGCATGTGCCCACATGCATTCTATACATTTATGATATCTTGTCCAAATGTGGCATTGACGGGGAACAAAACAGGAAACCCATCAACAAGATGGTGTGTGAAGGAACCACTCACAGAACTGTAATTCTAATTAGTTACCATAACCATTACAGGTGACATGGGaacaaagtgtttcaagtgaaCCAAGGCACACCGACTTATATGTAGTAATATGGATTTATCCATGGCGTGTGCTTATACATGGTAGAATCAAACTgaagggtgtttcaaaattaatatatgggttttaaggctttgtagcacatattactttcaccttacaattataaataatacaccaaatgaaagagaaacacaaacactttttcttacaattattcagtgtgaacaccgatcacacgTCAAGTCAACAGGCAAGTTGCTCTAAAACCTCGATCAATGTGTGAAGAGTAACTACTACAAAAACACTGTTTCTAAAGTtggatagatcagctggtatcaGAGGCACACGCAAAAAATGCTGTTT
Encoded proteins:
- the LOC124594875 gene encoding UDP-sugar transporter UST74c isoform X2, giving the protein MGLPNSETTEPTTALVRRIGSAVLYGACSFLITVVNKTVLTTYGFPSAQVLGLGQMAATVAVLIVARSINVLSFPPFDRGIFRKLWPLPLIYMGNVVFGLYGTKQLSLPMLTVLRRFSILMTMVGEFYLLGVRPTTAVQISVYTMILGAIIAASNDLAFSAEGYVSVLLNDFFTAANGVVVKQKLDAAELGKYGLMFYNSLFMLPPATVFAWATGELDRAIAFSDWDQPLFLVQFAASCVMGFVLTYSVMLCTMYNSALTTTVIGCLKNVCITYLGMVIGGDYIFSWLNFIGINVSVIGSLVYTWVTFRRKPRQEPKSNAAVTTVV
- the LOC124594875 gene encoding UDP-sugar transporter UST74c isoform X1, whose amino-acid sequence is MTQCLQGMGLPNSETTEPTTALVRRIGSAVLYGACSFLITVVNKTVLTTYGFPSAQVLGLGQMAATVAVLIVARSINVLSFPPFDRGIFRKLWPLPLIYMGNVVFGLYGTKQLSLPMLTVLRRFSILMTMVGEFYLLGVRPTTAVQISVYTMILGAIIAASNDLAFSAEGYVSVLLNDFFTAANGVVVKQKLDAAELGKYGLMFYNSLFMLPPATVFAWATGELDRAIAFSDWDQPLFLVQFAASCVMGFVLTYSVMLCTMYNSALTTTVIGCLKNVCITYLGMVIGGDYIFSWLNFIGINVSVIGSLVYTWVTFRRKPRQEPKSNAAVTTVV